A window of the Campylobacteraceae bacterium genome harbors these coding sequences:
- a CDS encoding LysE family translocator has protein sequence MIPIEILLTFTAAALLMSISPGPSMLYIIARAIAQGAKGGIVAAIGLAVGGMFHVFATVLGLSAIFEYSPTLYTIVKLMGAAYLIYLGYSYWKDSNLINTNKEDVKKPKIKSLLTIFKESILVEITNPKTALFFIALLPQFVTPEAGSIPLQLFILGLIVIIVAIPCDISVALFSSKVSSWLTKNKKAQIIQERVSSSILFGMGSYIVADELIAAER, from the coding sequence ATGATTCCAATTGAAATTTTACTAACATTTACAGCGGCTGCTCTATTAATGAGTATTTCTCCAGGACCATCCATGTTATATATAATTGCTAGAGCAATTGCGCAAGGTGCAAAAGGTGGAATTGTTGCTGCTATTGGATTAGCTGTTGGTGGTATGTTTCATGTCTTTGCAACGGTACTTGGATTATCGGCAATATTTGAGTACTCACCAACTCTTTATACAATAGTAAAACTTATGGGAGCTGCTTATTTAATATATTTAGGATATTCTTATTGGAAGGATAGTAATTTAATAAATACTAATAAAGAAGATGTTAAAAAACCTAAAATAAAATCTTTATTAACTATTTTTAAAGAAAGCATTCTTGTAGAAATTACAAACCCTAAAACAGCACTTTTTTTCATTGCTTTATTACCTCAATTTGTTACACCTGAAGCTGGTTCAATTCCCTTACAACTTTTTATTCTAGGCTTAATAGTTATCATAGTTGCAATACCTTGTGATATTTCTGTTGCTTTATTTTCCAGTAAAGTTTCATCATGGTTAACAAAAAATAAAAAAGCTCAAATTATACAAGAACGGGTATCTTCTTCAATATTATTTGGAATGGGTTCATATATTGTAGCGGATGAATTAATTGCAGCAGAACGCTAA
- a CDS encoding MazG-related protein: MNERVKIALEWLKDTCDLKQVEFQIVGGLAATIHGGSREVADIDLYIQKSDVKKILPQLSPYISRPLNHCIEGSWDLEYLQVIYKSQKIEIGLFPGTKIKSSENGLWYELQTDFSKSVIKSYCGVEVPVISIAELIAYKRILGREVDLIDIQELECILAP; the protein is encoded by the coding sequence ATGAATGAAAGAGTAAAAATAGCCTTAGAATGGTTGAAAGACACATGTGATTTGAAGCAAGTAGAATTTCAAATTGTTGGTGGCCTTGCAGCAACAATTCATGGGGGAAGTCGTGAAGTAGCAGATATTGATTTATACATTCAAAAATCAGATGTTAAAAAAATTTTACCACAGCTTTCTCCTTATATATCGAGACCTTTAAATCATTGCATTGAAGGTTCGTGGGACTTAGAATACTTACAAGTAATTTATAAATCTCAAAAGATAGAAATTGGGTTGTTTCCTGGCACAAAAATTAAATCATCTGAAAATGGCTTATGGTATGAACTACAAACTGATTTTTCGAAGTCTGTCATAAAAAGCTATTGTGGTGTAGAAGTACCAGTAATTTCTATAGCTGAATTAATCGCTTACAAACGTATTCTTGGACGTGAAGTTGACCTAATAGATATTCAAGAATTGGAGTGCATATTAGCGCCATGA
- a CDS encoding DUF1579 domain-containing protein, translating to MLKNIEDNAPKDFDFIIGDWSVKHRRLKDSLNGSDEWVEFEGSSSTRKTMGGFGNLEDNHLHFPESSFRAVALRSYNAVSNTWSIWWLDGRFPDALDVPVVGSFTDGIGVFFADDVLNGVNIKVRFKWISLNPSKPIWEQAFSKDNGETWETNWTMEFLKS from the coding sequence ATGTTAAAAAATATAGAAGATAACGCACCAAAGGACTTTGATTTTATAATTGGTGATTGGAGCGTAAAACATCGTCGTTTGAAAGATTCACTAAATGGCAGTGATGAATGGGTTGAATTTGAAGGAAGTTCATCTACAAGAAAAACTATGGGTGGATTTGGTAATTTGGAAGACAATCATCTTCACTTTCCCGAATCATCATTTAGAGCAGTTGCTCTTCGTTCTTATAATGCAGTATCTAATACATGGTCTATCTGGTGGTTAGATGGGAGATTCCCTGACGCATTAGATGTGCCAGTAGTAGGTAGTTTTACTGACGGTATAGGAGTGTTTTTCGCTGATGATGTACTCAATGGAGTGAATATAAAAGTTAGATTTAAGTGGATTTCCTTAAATCCAAGCAAGCCAATATGGGAACAAGCTTTTTCAAAAGACAATGGTGAAACTTGGGAAACAAATTGGACAATGGAATTTTTAAAAAGTTAA
- a CDS encoding TetR/AcrR family transcriptional regulator yields the protein MPIIVDKDKKRRDIALSVRELLLEKGIKNLSITDIVKKAGISRGSIYDYFETKEDIVFEIIMNDLRDFQKTLVKKFNKNTSTKEKVLYFFDFVLSETEKSVQERNVYKEYLSVSFTSKNEKMAVFNKECSFLLKNILSSMIQEGINKNELKDNSIKLVNGLLALEKGFLVLLWTEKKEIKKEFIEFLDTLFELMKKDK from the coding sequence ATGCCAATTATCGTTGATAAAGATAAAAAAAGACGAGATATCGCGCTTAGTGTTAGAGAATTGCTTTTAGAAAAAGGTATTAAAAACTTATCAATTACAGATATTGTAAAAAAAGCCGGAATATCAAGAGGTAGTATTTATGATTATTTTGAAACAAAAGAAGATATTGTTTTTGAAATAATCATGAATGACTTAAGAGATTTTCAAAAAACACTTGTAAAAAAGTTTAATAAAAATACGTCTACAAAAGAAAAAGTACTTTATTTTTTTGATTTTGTATTAAGTGAGACTGAAAAAAGTGTACAAGAAAGAAATGTTTACAAAGAATACTTAAGTGTTAGTTTTACTAGTAAAAATGAGAAAATGGCTGTTTTTAATAAAGAGTGCAGTTTTTTATTAAAAAATATTCTAAGTTCAATGATACAAGAAGGCATTAATAAAAATGAATTAAAAGATAATTCGATTAAATTAGTAAATGGATTATTAGCACTTGAAAAAGGTTTTTTAGTTTTATTATGGACAGAGAAAAAAGAAATAAAAAAAGAATTTATTGAATTCTTGGATACTTTATTTGAATTAATGAAAAAGGATAAATAA
- a CDS encoding multidrug efflux SMR transporter: MSAWVYLILAGVLEVGFASMIKLTDGFTKLVPTLIFTVFAVSSFYCLTKAVQTLPIGTAYAIWTGIGAFGTILIGIFFYNESASVLRLFFLFTLIASIIGLKLVSN, from the coding sequence ATGTCAGCATGGGTATATTTAATATTAGCAGGTGTATTAGAAGTAGGTTTTGCTTCTATGATTAAACTAACAGATGGTTTTACAAAATTAGTACCAACACTAATATTTACCGTTTTTGCAGTAAGTAGTTTTTATTGTCTTACAAAAGCAGTTCAAACACTTCCTATAGGTACAGCATATGCGATTTGGACAGGTATTGGAGCTTTTGGAACAATACTAATTGGAATTTTCTTTTATAATGAATCAGCTAGTGTATTAAGACTCTTTTTTCTTTTTACTTTAATAGCTTCTATTATAGGATTAAAACTAGTATCTAATTAA
- a CDS encoding ACT domain-containing protein: MSGIKALDELLKSMEPKLLEAEFVFCTVEGSLLDYVSFNPIATFRESEGLTLVLEKKEALRAGLSFEGSFKQITLSVHSSLEAVGLTAAVASKLTQKGISANVIAAYYHDHIFVQSSKAQKALLALKEFSL; this comes from the coding sequence ATGTCAGGAATAAAAGCATTAGATGAGTTATTAAAATCAATGGAGCCTAAATTACTGGAGGCAGAATTTGTATTTTGTACAGTAGAAGGTTCTTTACTTGATTATGTTTCTTTTAATCCAATAGCTACATTTCGTGAGTCTGAGGGACTTACTTTAGTATTAGAAAAAAAAGAAGCTCTCAGGGCTGGTTTGAGCTTTGAAGGTTCTTTTAAACAAATTACATTAAGTGTTCATTCAAGTCTTGAAGCGGTTGGATTAACAGCCGCAGTAGCTAGTAAATTAACGCAAAAAGGTATAAGTGCTAATGTAATTGCAGCTTATTATCATGACCATATTTTTGTACAATCATCTAAGGCACAAAAGGCACTTTTAGCATTAAAAGAATTCAGCCTTTAG
- a CDS encoding RidA family protein, which produces MKDRKFITSGADLPQWSNPISHAVVVNNMCFISGQLSINVEGQYVAGTIKEEAVLAFANVFAAAKASGFDKSEIVYVDIAFSDLSELPEVNALYMDLFPEGKRPARTIYEAAALPFGGKIKVVATAVKSIENS; this is translated from the coding sequence TTGAAAGATAGAAAATTCATTACAAGTGGAGCTGATTTACCTCAATGGTCAAATCCAATTAGCCATGCTGTTGTTGTAAATAACATGTGTTTTATAAGCGGACAATTATCCATTAATGTTGAAGGTCAATATGTTGCTGGCACTATAAAAGAAGAAGCAGTACTCGCTTTTGCTAATGTTTTTGCAGCAGCAAAAGCTTCTGGCTTTGATAAATCTGAAATTGTATATGTTGATATTGCATTTTCAGATCTAAGTGAACTGCCAGAGGTGAATGCTTTATATATGGATTTATTCCCTGAAGGAAAAAGACCTGCTAGGACAATTTATGAAGCAGCTGCTTTGCCTTTTGGTGGAAAAATAAAAGTAGTTGCAACAGCAGTTAAATCTATTGAAAATAGCTAG
- a CDS encoding GNAT family N-acetyltransferase produces the protein MITIRNYITSDAQALRSIHFNTIHNINTRDYSKEQVEAWAPSSFDKEFWQKRFKGLSPFVAQINETIVGYTDLQNDGLIDHFFCHHEYQGKGIGRKLMTHVLVLAKERGIKRLYSEVSITARPFYEHFGFHLEKEQEFEIRGQKLKNFVMEKFI, from the coding sequence TTGATTACGATTCGAAATTATATAACCAGTGATGCCCAAGCATTGAGAAGTATTCATTTTAATACTATTCATAATATTAATACGAGGGATTACTCCAAAGAGCAAGTTGAAGCTTGGGCTCCTTCTTCCTTTGATAAAGAATTTTGGCAAAAACGTTTTAAGGGTTTATCCCCCTTTGTTGCTCAAATCAATGAAACAATAGTTGGTTATACAGACCTTCAAAACGATGGACTGATTGATCATTTTTTTTGTCACCATGAGTATCAAGGAAAAGGTATTGGGCGTAAATTAATGACACATGTTTTAGTTCTTGCAAAAGAGCGTGGTATAAAACGTTTGTATTCTGAAGTAAGTATTACCGCTCGACCTTTTTATGAACATTTTGGTTTCCATCTTGAAAAAGAGCAAGAGTTTGAAATTAGAGGGCAAAAACTAAAAAATTTTGTTATGGAAAAATTTATTTAA
- a CDS encoding copper chaperone Copz family protein, with amino-acid sequence MDKQNNEDSNSTSAPKGKVECPKCKKKTKVVLGKTVEHLLTPKAKSKLSCFDGFYYCKTPSCEVVYFSENTILTQKDISVILGAKKGAKPSILCYCFEWSKEKITKEIEKNGSSIALADIKYKMDTIGCQCEILNPSGICCLGDVSKAIKEIKK; translated from the coding sequence ATAGATAAGCAAAATAATGAAGACAGCAATTCCACTTCTGCTCCAAAGGGTAAAGTAGAGTGTCCTAAATGTAAGAAAAAAACAAAAGTTGTTTTAGGTAAAACTGTAGAGCATTTACTCACCCCTAAAGCAAAATCAAAATTATCTTGTTTTGATGGATTTTATTATTGCAAAACACCCTCTTGTGAAGTTGTTTATTTTAGTGAGAATACAATACTTACGCAAAAAGATATAAGTGTTATTTTAGGAGCTAAAAAAGGTGCAAAACCTTCAATTTTATGTTATTGCTTTGAATGGAGTAAAGAAAAAATTACAAAAGAGATTGAAAAAAATGGCAGTTCTATCGCACTTGCTGATATAAAATATAAAATGGATACGATAGGATGTCAATGTGAAATTCTAAACCCAAGCGGAATCTGTTGCTTGGGTGATGTTAGTAAGGCTATAAAAGAGATTAAAAAGTAA
- a CDS encoding zinc-binding alcohol dehydrogenase family protein: MKAIGFKTSHDIEHEESIIEENIQKPSAEEYDLIIEVKAASINPIDLKVRSKSSLNKTLEQIKVLGYDGLGIIETMGDKVEGFQIGDRVFYAGDVTKNGSNAQYQKIDSRIVAKAPKSLSDAQAVVLPLTSLTAWEAMFHRMNIQKDENKTILIIGGAGGVASIAIQLIKTLTKLTVITTASREESKSWCKTMGADYIVNHKDLVNEVKNAGFQSVDYIFNAADTSSHWDAMAELIVAQGKICLLVDAKEPLDINKFKLKSVSINWESMFTRTMYKTEDLIKQQEILIQISKLADEGKIKTTLNKTLEGFSIKTIKEAHIQTQKGTNIGKIALTF; encoded by the coding sequence ATGAAAGCCATAGGATTTAAAACATCGCATGATATTGAGCATGAAGAAAGTATAATAGAAGAGAACATACAAAAACCAAGCGCAGAAGAGTATGACCTTATTATTGAAGTAAAAGCTGCATCAATAAACCCTATTGATTTAAAAGTACGTTCAAAATCATCTCTAAATAAAACGCTAGAACAGATCAAAGTCTTAGGGTATGATGGTCTTGGAATTATTGAAACTATGGGAGATAAGGTTGAAGGTTTTCAAATAGGAGACAGAGTTTTTTATGCAGGAGATGTCACAAAAAATGGTTCAAATGCACAATATCAAAAAATTGACTCGCGTATTGTTGCAAAAGCACCAAAATCCTTAAGTGATGCCCAAGCTGTTGTTTTACCTCTTACTTCTTTAACCGCATGGGAGGCTATGTTTCATAGAATGAATATACAAAAAGATGAAAATAAAACTATTTTGATAATAGGAGGAGCTGGTGGGGTTGCTTCAATTGCTATTCAGCTTATCAAAACACTCACCAAGTTAACTGTAATAACAACAGCCTCAAGAGAAGAATCAAAATCTTGGTGCAAAACGATGGGTGCGGATTATATTGTAAATCATAAAGATTTAGTTAATGAAGTAAAAAATGCAGGTTTCCAAAGCGTAGATTATATTTTTAATGCTGCAGATACAAGTAGCCATTGGGACGCTATGGCTGAGTTAATTGTAGCTCAAGGTAAGATTTGTTTATTAGTAGATGCAAAAGAACCCTTAGATATTAACAAATTTAAATTAAAGTCAGTAAGTATTAACTGGGAATCTATGTTTACACGAACAATGTACAAAACAGAAGATTTGATCAAACAACAAGAAATTTTAATACAAATTTCAAAACTAGCAGATGAGGGAAAAATAAAAACGACTTTAAACAAAACCTTAGAAGGTTTTTCAATAAAGACAATAAAAGAAGCTCATATACAAACCCAAAAGGGTACAAACATAGGTAAAATAGCGCTTACTTTTTAA
- a CDS encoding type 1 glutamine amidotransferase domain-containing protein, whose translation MNILIVLTSHDKLGDTGLKTGFWLEEFAAPYYTLLDAGVNITLASPKGGQPPLDPTSDLPDFQTASTKRFKADEKAQKILSNTLLLAEVKESDFDAVMYPGGHGPLWDLTNDKNSIALIEAFIAANKPVASVCHAPAVLLNVKLKNGDYFLKNKKVTAFSNSEEIAVKLEKVVPFLLEDSLIEKGATFSKGEDWNPYVITDNKLITGQNPASSEPVAQELLKLLK comes from the coding sequence ATGAATATTTTAATTGTATTAACATCTCATGATAAATTAGGAGATACAGGCTTAAAAACTGGATTTTGGTTAGAAGAATTTGCTGCTCCTTATTATACATTACTTGATGCAGGGGTAAACATTACCTTGGCTTCGCCAAAAGGAGGTCAGCCGCCATTAGATCCTACAAGTGATTTACCTGATTTTCAAACAGCTTCAACAAAAAGATTTAAAGCAGATGAAAAAGCGCAAAAAATATTATCAAATACTCTTCTTTTAGCAGAGGTAAAAGAAAGTGATTTTGATGCTGTAATGTATCCAGGTGGACATGGTCCATTATGGGATTTAACAAATGATAAAAATTCAATTGCACTTATTGAAGCATTTATAGCAGCCAATAAACCTGTTGCTTCTGTATGTCATGCACCTGCTGTTCTTTTAAATGTAAAACTAAAAAATGGAGATTATTTTCTCAAAAATAAAAAAGTAACTGCTTTTAGTAATTCAGAAGAAATAGCTGTAAAATTAGAAAAAGTTGTGCCTTTTTTATTAGAAGACAGTCTAATAGAAAAAGGAGCTACATTTTCTAAAGGTGAAGATTGGAACCCTTATGTAATTACGGATAACAAACTAATTACAGGTCAAAACCCTGCATCATCTGAACCTGTTGCACAAGAGTTATTAAAACTCTTAAAATAA
- a CDS encoding nitrate- and nitrite sensing domain-containing protein, which translates to MFNFRFLNNIVIKYKLLLLVSIPLVGFLFFSVSQVYDAYKNVNIMQKIEVLSTLSKNISAVLEQLQEERSEMGIILSRKDQEGEGKLQKQIQKSDKSIHIFRTFSKTIDYSHYSLKLKQDIEVSFKEIKKLNVIRNKITAKETNIKSVMKSFSKVNESLLNIVVLTAKESNNIKISQALTSYSSFLYAKENASIEKIIGMNTLIKDSFAKGMQGELNNIIASQKSYTLNFLQYASPSTKDFYKKIYQGQAIKTLEEIRTALLESKEIGGFNINSIHWFDTVTKKIDILKEIENEIAYALRIEDIKLFERVEVATRISDLLHATQKEVAATSGFISSAGKKFAKELKNERYGTDFRIKEVKNAIKVIDKNLLSSEIKKDLKNIFDALSSLKELRVNIDALKINQAQTVAYFSAVNKKMLKTFWSISNNATTVDENKDITAFYSFLLAKERAGIERSIGANAFSKNKFTASEKETLVKLVTEQNSYINMFKNNATQEIVEFYETSINEGENKTKVFDEVEKLRNIALEANSIGGFGIDIQIWLKEFDIKMNKLRKIDAYISNDIKKDINQLTDNFNTTLYVTLFLASAGLLLIFALSTIITNGIIKSLQNFKEGLNFFFQYAVREKDYLKPMDVNGNDEFAQMTIEMNKQIIKTKALIEQDKKVVKEIDDIMGKVSNGFFCYRVKEKGASNEVEMLRQNINKMFESTKVKIDNINSILNNFASNRFDFDLDASNRDGLSGDMGSLYTSSKLLGNNISSLMAMIENAGSELKNSTEVLSISSKKLSTSSNEQAASLEETAASVEEITQNIHHNNQNVHSMACLSDELGSLSLHGNELAIKTSQSMEEIRNKVSTISEAINVIDMIAFQTNILSLNAAVEAATAGEAGKGFAVVAQEVRNLASRSAEAAVEIKALVEDAKVKSIEGKNISSEMIKGYTKLSEKIIQTKSMIDDVSLATKEQEAGMTQINDAVNSLDKMTQQNAATASKIDGLSLNVSNLSLKLLSITSTSHLSEKIKSQVDDIDLVNAFSKYKNEHINFKDLNFAKLDSFEMWKVEDCHSCNMGKWIKQCDVNSERFTNTSQWKHLKSSHENLHSRVQDYINENAKKAQNSELKTISNKIEEATLEMFEGLDEILEVNGSMVD; encoded by the coding sequence ATGTTTAACTTTAGGTTTTTGAATAATATTGTTATTAAATATAAGTTGTTATTGTTGGTTTCTATTCCACTTGTTGGATTTTTGTTTTTTTCGGTATCTCAAGTGTATGATGCTTATAAAAATGTGAATATTATGCAAAAAATTGAAGTTTTATCTACACTTAGCAAAAATATTTCTGCTGTACTTGAGCAACTTCAAGAAGAAAGAAGCGAGATGGGAATTATTTTAAGTAGAAAGGACCAAGAAGGAGAGGGGAAACTTCAAAAACAGATTCAAAAGAGTGATAAAAGTATTCATATCTTTAGAACATTTTCTAAAACAATTGATTATTCACATTATTCATTAAAACTGAAACAAGATATTGAAGTTTCTTTCAAAGAAATAAAAAAACTTAATGTAATAAGAAATAAAATCACTGCTAAAGAAACAAACATAAAAAGTGTGATGAAGTCTTTTTCTAAAGTAAATGAAAGTTTATTAAATATTGTAGTACTAACAGCAAAAGAATCAAATAATATTAAAATATCTCAGGCATTAACCTCTTATTCAAGTTTTTTATATGCCAAAGAAAATGCTAGTATTGAAAAAATAATTGGAATGAATACTTTGATCAAAGATTCTTTTGCTAAAGGAATGCAAGGAGAGTTAAATAACATCATAGCTTCTCAAAAATCTTATACCTTAAACTTTTTACAATATGCAAGTCCTTCAACAAAAGATTTTTATAAAAAAATCTATCAAGGTCAGGCCATTAAAACACTTGAGGAAATAAGAACTGCTTTATTAGAATCAAAAGAGATAGGGGGCTTTAATATTAACTCCATTCATTGGTTTGATACAGTAACAAAAAAAATAGACATTCTAAAAGAGATTGAGAATGAGATTGCTTATGCTTTAAGAATTGAAGATATCAAACTCTTTGAAAGAGTTGAAGTTGCTACAAGAATAAGTGATTTATTACATGCCACACAAAAAGAGGTTGCTGCTACTTCTGGTTTTATTAGTAGTGCTGGAAAAAAATTCGCAAAAGAATTAAAAAATGAACGATACGGGACTGATTTTAGAATCAAAGAAGTAAAAAATGCCATTAAAGTAATTGACAAAAACCTATTAAGCAGTGAAATTAAAAAAGATTTAAAAAATATATTTGATGCTTTATCTTCATTAAAAGAATTACGAGTGAATATTGATGCTTTAAAAATAAATCAAGCACAAACTGTAGCCTATTTTTCAGCAGTCAACAAAAAAATGTTAAAAACGTTTTGGAGTATTTCTAATAATGCAACAACAGTTGATGAGAATAAGGATATTACGGCATTTTATAGTTTTTTACTTGCAAAAGAGAGAGCTGGAATTGAGAGATCAATTGGTGCGAATGCTTTTTCAAAAAATAAATTTACTGCCAGTGAAAAAGAGACATTAGTCAAATTAGTAACCGAACAAAACAGTTATATAAATATGTTTAAAAATAATGCGACGCAAGAGATTGTTGAGTTTTATGAAACAAGTATTAATGAAGGGGAGAATAAAACAAAAGTTTTTGATGAAGTTGAAAAATTAAGAAATATTGCATTAGAGGCAAATAGTATTGGTGGTTTTGGAATTGATATACAAATTTGGTTAAAAGAATTTGATATAAAAATGAATAAACTGCGAAAAATAGATGCTTATATCTCAAACGATATCAAAAAAGATATCAATCAATTAACAGATAATTTTAATACTACATTATATGTAACCTTGTTTTTAGCAAGTGCGGGACTCTTACTGATATTTGCACTTAGCACTATTATTACAAATGGAATTATTAAATCCTTGCAAAACTTTAAAGAAGGATTAAATTTCTTTTTTCAATATGCAGTTAGAGAAAAAGACTATTTAAAACCTATGGATGTAAATGGAAACGATGAGTTTGCACAAATGACAATAGAAATGAATAAACAGATTATTAAAACAAAAGCTTTGATTGAACAAGATAAAAAAGTGGTTAAAGAAATTGATGATATTATGGGAAAAGTATCGAATGGTTTTTTCTGTTACAGAGTGAAAGAAAAAGGTGCCAGTAATGAAGTTGAGATGTTAAGACAAAACATTAATAAAATGTTCGAAAGCACCAAAGTAAAAATTGACAATATTAACAGTATCTTAAATAATTTTGCTTCGAACAGATTTGATTTTGATTTAGATGCATCCAATAGAGATGGTTTATCTGGAGACATGGGATCTTTATATACTTCTTCAAAACTTCTTGGAAATAATATCTCTTCTTTAATGGCAATGATTGAAAATGCAGGAAGTGAATTGAAAAATTCTACAGAAGTTTTATCGATATCTTCAAAAAAACTATCTACTTCATCCAATGAACAAGCTGCTTCCCTAGAAGAAACAGCGGCTTCAGTTGAAGAAATAACTCAAAATATTCATCATAACAATCAAAATGTTCATTCCATGGCTTGTTTGTCAGACGAGTTAGGCAGTTTATCTTTACATGGAAATGAACTGGCTATAAAAACGTCGCAATCAATGGAAGAAATAAGAAACAAAGTAAGTACCATAAGTGAAGCGATTAACGTAATTGATATGATTGCTTTTCAAACCAATATACTTTCTCTTAATGCAGCAGTAGAAGCGGCAACAGCAGGTGAGGCAGGTAAAGGTTTTGCAGTTGTAGCACAAGAAGTAAGAAATTTAGCTTCACGAAGTGCGGAAGCAGCTGTAGAGATTAAAGCGCTAGTAGAAGATGCAAAAGTAAAATCAATTGAAGGTAAAAATATTTCTTCTGAAATGATTAAGGGTTATACTAAATTAAGCGAAAAGATTATACAAACCAAGAGCATGATTGATGATGTATCTCTTGCTACCAAAGAACAAGAAGCGGGCATGACACAAATAAATGATGCAGTTAACTCTTTGGATAAAATGACACAACAAAACGCAGCAACGGCATCAAAGATTGATGGACTTTCCCTCAATGTTTCAAATTTGTCTTTAAAACTTTTAAGTATAACGAGCACATCACATTTAAGTGAAAAAATAAAATCTCAAGTAGATGATATTGATTTGGTGAATGCTTTTTCAAAATATAAAAATGAGCATATCAATTTTAAAGATTTAAACTTTGCGAAATTAGACAGTTTTGAGATGTGGAAGGTTGAAGATTGCCACTCTTGTAATATGGGAAAATGGATAAAGCAGTGTGATGTAAACAGTGAGAGATTTACAAATACTTCTCAATGGAAACACTTAAAATCTTCTCATGAGAATCTTCATAGCAGAGTACAAGACTATATTAATGAAAATGCGAAAAAAGCACAAAACAGTGAATTAAAAACTATTTCAAATAAAATAGAAGAAGCAACACTTGAAATGTTTGAAGGTTTAGATGAGATTTTAGAAGTAAATGGAAGTATGGTAGATTGA
- a CDS encoding MepB family protein, producing the protein MFVPSGYQITKKVELDPVPESSKYEALSFSLNNRRIVYRKGKVTSHRPGAFLALWNRPLLEDANGNKPIPLTANELDYLFIQVESHSNILEELESQYGMFIFPVSVLIEKGIVSSSKSKGKTGFRVFPPWSQDRGIVGTKVFSESGKKTQRWQIPFFLEIDENGLIDSSELNKLLNHKSM; encoded by the coding sequence ATGTTTGTTCCCTCAGGTTATCAAATAACAAAAAAAGTTGAGTTAGACCCTGTTCCTGAAAGCTCTAAGTATGAAGCATTAAGCTTTTCTCTAAATAATAGACGTATTGTTTATCGCAAAGGAAAAGTTACTTCACATAGACCTGGAGCTTTTTTGGCGCTTTGGAATCGCCCACTTTTAGAAGATGCTAATGGCAATAAACCTATACCATTAACAGCGAATGAACTCGATTATTTATTTATACAAGTGGAGAGTCATTCTAATATTTTGGAAGAACTTGAATCCCAATACGGAATGTTTATTTTCCCCGTATCTGTTTTAATTGAAAAAGGTATTGTATCTTCTTCAAAAAGTAAAGGGAAAACAGGGTTTAGAGTATTTCCTCCTTGGAGCCAAGACAGAGGAATTGTTGGAACTAAGGTGTTTTCTGAATCGGGCAAAAAAACTCAGCGTTGGCAAATCCCATTTTTTCTAGAAATTGATGAAAATGGTTTAATAGATTCTTCTGAATTAAATAAACTGCTTAATCATAAAAGTATGTAA